In Nilaparvata lugens isolate BPH chromosome 5, ASM1435652v1, whole genome shotgun sequence, the following proteins share a genomic window:
- the LOC120351274 gene encoding uncharacterized protein LOC120351274 has translation MLEVDLEYPSHLQSTHNCFPLAPLKETPPTGRYEKLITTFTNKEKYVIYSDNLKLYLELGMVLKKVHRGIKFEQSRWMKPFIDMNTQLRTVADNEFDRTLYKLINNSCYGRTLMNVKNHTDFEIVMDEEKLDRIISKPRVKNWFPYNENVTGVCLNKIKVVLNKPIFVGAVILEHSKNVMYDFHYNQIKNIFKDKCEVLMSDTDSFMYVIQTEDIYEDIRKYKHLFDTSNFPKNHPCYNEENKKVIGKFKDENGGRIITEFIGLQAKMYSFIFSNCEEKKVAKGVPKSAQRNQLQFKLYKKCLFEGVEHTIKSVHIVSKLHIVTTENQEKVALRPYDDKRFIRNDCINTLAWGHKDIQNSKRRCDDEHAATKRVRSLSS, from the coding sequence ATGTTGGAAGTGGACTTGGAATACCCCTCTCACCTTCAAAGCACACACAATTGTTTCCCTCTAGCACCCTTGAAAGAAACACCACCTACTGGTAGATATGAGAAACTAATAACAACATTcacaaacaaagaaaaatatgtaatatattcTGATAATCTAAAACTCTACTTAGAATTGGGTATGGTGTTGAAAAAAGTACACAGAggtataaaatttgaacaaagtAGATGGATGAAACCTTTCATTGATATGAATACACAATTAAGGACAGTAGCAGataatgaatttgatcgaaCCCTTTACAAGTTGATTAATAATAGTTGTTATGGCCGCACTCTCATGAATGTTAAAAACCATACAGACTTTGAAATTGTAATGGATGAAGAGAAACTAGACAGAATCATCTCCAAGCCAAGAGTAAAAAATTGGTTTCCATATAATGAGAATGTTACTGGTGTGtgcttgaataaaattaaagttGTATTGAACAAACCAATTTTTGTTGGTGCTGTAATATTGGAACACAGCAAAAATGTTATGTACGATTTCCATTACAATCAAATCAAGAATATATTCAAAGACAAATGTGAAGTTTTGATGTCTGATACTGATAGTTTTATGTATGTGATACAGACTGAAGATATTTATGAAGATATtaggaaatataaacatttatttgacACATCAAACTTTCCTAAAAATCACCCATGTTATAATGAggagaataaaaaagtaattggTAAATTCAAAGATGAGAATGGTGGCAGAATTATAACTGAATTTATAGGATTACAAGCCAAAATGTACTCATTTATATTCTCTAACTGTGAAGAAAAGAAGGTGGCCAAGGGTGTTCCAAAGAGTGCTCAAAGAAACCAATTACAATTCAAGTTGtacaaaaaatgtttgtttgaagGTGTTGAGCATACAATAAAATCTGTACATATTGTAAGTAAACTACATATTGTCACAACTGAAAACCAGGAGAAGGTTGCTCTTAGGCCCTATGATGATAAAAGATTCATAAGAAATGATTGTATAAATACATTGGCTTGGGGACATAAAGATATTCAGAACAGTAAAAGGAGGTGTGATGATGAGCATGCTGCTACCAAAAGGGTGAGATCACTATCTagctag